One window of Papaver somniferum cultivar HN1 chromosome 9, ASM357369v1, whole genome shotgun sequence genomic DNA carries:
- the LOC113313245 gene encoding omega-6 fatty acid desaturase, chloroplastic-like isoform X2: MIAKSPWYLLPLAWAWTGHDCAHKSFSRNKLVEDIVGTLAFLPLIYPYEPWRFKHDRHHAKTNMLSEDTAWCPIRREKFDSAPAFRKAIAFGYGPFRTWMSIAHWWPLIIWKTGLAGWIKFWLMPWLGYHFWMSTFTMVHHTAPHIPFKASDKWDAAQAQLNGTVHCNYPRWIEILCHDINVHIPHHISPRIPSYNLRAAHKSLQENWGKHLNEATWNWRLMKTIMTVCHVYSEEQNYVSFDEIAPDESQPITFLKKVMPDFA, translated from the exons ATGATTGCAAAGTCTCCATGGTATCTACTTCCTCTGGCATGGGCATGGACAG GCCATGATTGTGCTCACAAATCATTTTCAAGGAACAAACTGGTGGAAGACATCGTTGGAACACTTGCATTTTTGCCCCTCATATACCCATATGAACCTTGGCGCTTTAAGCACGACCGCCATCACGCGAAAACAAACAT GCTGTCTGAAGATACAGCTTGGTGTCCTATTCGTAGAGAAAAGTTTGATTCAGCCCCAGCTTTCCGGAAGGCAATTGCATTTGGATATGGTCCTTTCCGGACATGGATGTCGATAGCTCACTG GTGGCCATTAATTATCTGGAAAACAGGACTCGCTGGATGGATTAAGTTCTGGTTGATGCCATGGCTAGGTTACCATTTCTGG ATGAGTACTTTCACAATGGTGCATCACACAGCTCCTCACATACCATTTAAAGCTTCAGATAAGTGGGATGCCGCTCAGGCCCAATTAAATGGCACAGTTCATTGCAACTATCCTCGTTG GATAGAGATTCTCTGTCACGATATCAATGTGCATATTCCTCACCATATATCTCCAAGGATACCTAGCTACAACCTACGAGCAGCTCATAAATCTTTGCAAGAGAACTGGGGCAAG CATCTGAACGAGGCAACATGGAATTGGCGTTTGATGAAGACTATAATGACGGTCTGCCATGTTTACAGTGAGGAGCAAAATTACGTTTCTTTTGATGAAATAGCTCCTGACGAATCTCAACCAATTACGTTCCTTAAAAAAGTCATGCCAGATTTTGCTTGA
- the LOC113313245 gene encoding omega-6 fatty acid desaturase, chloroplastic-like isoform X1: MVSTSSGMGMDRYCSNWGHDCAHKSFSRNKLVEDIVGTLAFLPLIYPYEPWRFKHDRHHAKTNMLSEDTAWCPIRREKFDSAPAFRKAIAFGYGPFRTWMSIAHWLLWHFDLKKFRPNEVKRVQISLTCVFAFVAIRWPLIIWKTGLAGWIKFWLMPWLGYHFWMSTFTMVHHTAPHIPFKASDKWDAAQAQLNGTVHCNYPRWIEILCHDINVHIPHHISPRIPSYNLRAAHKSLQENWGKHLNEATWNWRLMKTIMTVCHVYSEEQNYVSFDEIAPDESQPITFLKKVMPDFA; encoded by the exons ATGGTATCTACTTCCTCTGGCATGGGCATGGACAGGTACTGCAGTAACTGGG GCCATGATTGTGCTCACAAATCATTTTCAAGGAACAAACTGGTGGAAGACATCGTTGGAACACTTGCATTTTTGCCCCTCATATACCCATATGAACCTTGGCGCTTTAAGCACGACCGCCATCACGCGAAAACAAACAT GCTGTCTGAAGATACAGCTTGGTGTCCTATTCGTAGAGAAAAGTTTGATTCAGCCCCAGCTTTCCGGAAGGCAATTGCATTTGGATATGGTCCTTTCCGGACATGGATGTCGATAGCTCACTG GTTGTTGTGGCACTTCGATTTGAAGAAGTTCAGACCAAATGAAGTTAAAAGGGTGCAGATAAGCTTGACTTGTGTGTTTGCATTTGTTGCAATTAGGTGGCCATTAATTATCTGGAAAACAGGACTCGCTGGATGGATTAAGTTCTGGTTGATGCCATGGCTAGGTTACCATTTCTGG ATGAGTACTTTCACAATGGTGCATCACACAGCTCCTCACATACCATTTAAAGCTTCAGATAAGTGGGATGCCGCTCAGGCCCAATTAAATGGCACAGTTCATTGCAACTATCCTCGTTG GATAGAGATTCTCTGTCACGATATCAATGTGCATATTCCTCACCATATATCTCCAAGGATACCTAGCTACAACCTACGAGCAGCTCATAAATCTTTGCAAGAGAACTGGGGCAAG CATCTGAACGAGGCAACATGGAATTGGCGTTTGATGAAGACTATAATGACGGTCTGCCATGTTTACAGTGAGGAGCAAAATTACGTTTCTTTTGATGAAATAGCTCCTGACGAATCTCAACCAATTACGTTCCTTAAAAAAGTCATGCCAGATTTTGCTTGA
- the LOC113313804 gene encoding BTB/POZ domain-containing protein At2g24240-like: MGIQGDKVRFNVGGKIFETTATTLANAGRNSMFGAMFDDEWNLRPREINEEHFIDRNSDCFSVLLDVLRTGELYIPPNIPEKLLYREALFYGVLDHVRSAKWGQFDGNRLRLTGSVRGRAPGDGTAIRAGPDGGVAVAHGSMVHVYDWMLEEHPPLNLDYQRVNDVGWIDSESIVISACERLGREDGGMGLFSSSSGDLRYKFQVNHENQVKSFTAGALCFNSDSKIFASCKGRSNEYGIGVWDQVTGKQIDFFYESLGWSLGDADKIQWLNGSNCLLVATLFPRKDNCYISLLDFRDKTMVWSWSDIGAPITVDEKRVRDAIAMEESNSICVVNEYEDLGFMDLRSGVGSIRWSSRSRLTKGKMHDEPCYPKLTLHQGQLFSSMNDSISVFSGPDWVLTSSLRRSYGGSICDFSIGGDRLFALHSEENVFDVWETPSPPII; encoded by the coding sequence ATGGGAATCCAAGGTGACAAGGTGAGATTTAATGTCGGAGGCAAAATCTTtgaaacaacagcaacaacacttGCAAACGCAGGTAGGAATTCAATGTTTGGAGCTATGTTTGATGATGAATGGAACCTAAGACCAAGAGAAATCAACGAAGAACACTTCATAGATCGAAACTCGGATTGTTTCTCTGTTCTGCTCGATGTTTTAAGAACAGGTGAGCTTTATATCCCACCTAACATACCTGAAAAATTACTCTACAGAGAAGCTCTATTTTACGGTGTCCTTGATCATGTCAGAAGTGCAAAATGGGGACAATTCGATGGTAACAGGTTAAGGCTAACAGGTTCAGTTAGAGGTCGTGCTCCTGGTGATGGTACTGCAATTAGAGCTGGTCCTGATGGTGGTGTTGCTGTTGCACATGGTAGTATGGTCCATGTTTACGATTGGATGCTCGAAGAACATCCGCCGCTAAATCTCGATTATCAAAGAGTGAATGATGTTGGATGGATTGATTCAGAGAGTATTGTGATTAGTGCTTGTGAAAGATTAGGCAGAGAAGATGGTGGTATGGGTCTCTTCAGTTCGTCTTCAGGGGATCTAAGGTATAAGTTTCAGGTGAACCATGAGAATCAGGTGAAAAGCTTTACTGCTGGAGCTCTATGTTTTAATTCTGACAGTAAGATATTTGCAAGTTGTAAAGGGAGAAGTAATGAGTATGGGATTGGTGTCTGGGATCAAGTTACCGGCAAACAGATTGATTTCTTCTATGAATCACTAGGTTGGTCACTTGGGGATGCTGATAAAATTCAATGGTTGAATGGGAGTAATTGTTTGTTGGTTGCCACTTTGTTCCCAAGGAAGGATAACTGTTACATTAGTCTTTTGGATTTCAGAGATAAAACTATGGTATGGTCATGGTCAGATATCGGAGCGCCTATAACGGTAGACGAGAAACGCGTCCGCGATGCAATTGCAATGGAAGAGAGCAATTCGATATgcgttgttaatgagtatgaagatttGGGGtttatggatttgagaagtggtgTTGGTAGCATTAGATGGAGTTCTAGAAGTCGTCTGACGAAAGGTAAAATGCATGATGAACCTTGTTATCCTAAGTTAACATTACATCAAGGACAACTCTTTTCTTCAATGAATGATAGTATATCTGTTTTTAGTGGTCCTGATTGGGTGCTGACATCCAGTTTGAGAAGAAGTTATGGTGGTTCAATCTGTGATTTCTCCATTGGTGGTGACCGGCTTTTCGCTCTTCACAGCGAGGAGAATGTTTTCGACGTGTGGGAGACTCCATCTCCCCCAATTATTTGA